From Propionispora hippei DSM 15287, one genomic window encodes:
- the carA gene encoding glutamine-hydrolyzing carbamoyl-phosphate synthase small subunit, whose translation MNGKLILEDGSIFYGYLLHDMVTTGEVVFNTGMTGYQEILTDPSYCGQIVTLTYPLVGNYGVADIFEQARQSYVRGFVISELCELPSNCLMEKTLGDYLVSRQIPCIYGVDTRAITKRIRSQGTMKGVIAPLAATEDEVTELLAQPLTRDVVKEVTTREVYTIAGNGPKVVVMDFGIKRNILNSLHHIGCDLVVVPADTPVETIMELQPEGVFLSNGPGDPKDVPEAIETVKSLLGKKPMFGICLGHQLLALALGADTYKLKFGHRGSNQPVKNLAMNRVHITSQNHGYAVDEASLSDKDVIITHRAVNDGTVEGMRHKNLPVFSVQYHPEAAPGPDDNTYLFDEFLTLLNGGK comes from the coding sequence ATGAACGGGAAATTGATCTTGGAAGACGGCAGTATTTTTTATGGGTATTTATTACATGATATGGTGACTACCGGTGAAGTAGTCTTTAATACAGGCATGACAGGGTATCAGGAAATTTTAACAGACCCCTCTTATTGTGGGCAGATTGTAACGCTGACCTATCCGCTGGTGGGCAACTACGGTGTGGCTGATATTTTTGAACAGGCCAGGCAGTCCTATGTACGCGGGTTTGTTATCAGTGAGTTGTGTGAGCTTCCTAGCAATTGCTTGATGGAGAAAACGTTGGGAGATTACTTGGTCTCACGGCAAATCCCCTGTATTTATGGCGTAGATACACGGGCGATTACAAAAAGAATCCGTTCTCAGGGGACCATGAAGGGAGTTATTGCGCCGCTGGCGGCAACAGAAGATGAAGTGACGGAACTGCTGGCACAGCCGTTAACCCGCGATGTTGTCAAAGAGGTGACTACCCGGGAAGTTTACACGATTGCCGGCAATGGGCCGAAAGTCGTTGTCATGGATTTTGGGATTAAACGCAATATCTTAAACTCGCTGCATCATATTGGCTGTGATCTGGTGGTCGTACCGGCAGATACACCGGTAGAAACGATCATGGAACTGCAGCCGGAGGGTGTATTTCTGTCCAATGGCCCGGGAGACCCGAAGGATGTGCCCGAGGCGATCGAAACAGTAAAATCGTTGCTGGGCAAAAAGCCGATGTTTGGTATTTGTCTGGGACACCAGTTGCTGGCGCTTGCTCTTGGCGCCGATACGTATAAGCTGAAATTCGGCCACCGGGGCTCCAACCAGCCGGTTAAGAATCTGGCAATGAACCGGGTGCATATTACCTCGCAAAATCATGGGTACGCAGTAGATGAAGCATCTTTATCGGATAAGGACGTAATCATTACTCACCGCGCCGTAAATGACGGTACGGTGGAAGGCATGCGTCATAAAAATTTGCCGGTGTTTTCCGTACAATATCATCCTGAAGCAGCTCCGGGACCGGATGACAACACCTATTTGTTTGATGAATTTCTAACGCTGCTGAACGGAGGAAAATAA